CGTAACTCTTCTGTCCCTTGAATGGCATAACTATTACGGGCACGACCTTCAAATGAAAATGGTGTTGTAATAATTCCAACTGTTAAAGCTCCTGCTTCTTTGGCGATTTTAGCGATGATTGGGGCAGCTCCTGTCCCAGTTCCTCCCCCCATTCCAGCGGCAACAAAAACCATATCAGCATCTTTTAATGCTTCTCTAATTTCATCGGTTGATTCAATTGCAGCTTGACGGCCAACATCTGGGTTGGCTCCAGCTCCTAATCCTTTTGATGTTTCTTTTCCTAAAACAATTTTGTTCTTTGATTTTGAAACACTAATAATTTGGGCATCTGTATTTGCAACAATAAACTCAACACCTTGTACACCAGCTTCAATCATTCTATTAACAGCATTGTTTCCACCGCCTCCAACGCCAATTACCTTAATTGAAGCGACTTGTTCATAATTGTCAAAATTGTCCATCGTTTAATTCCTCCGCTTTATATTCTTATTTAAATATATTGTACTATTTTATTTAAGGTTTTGGTACAAATTTTGTTGATATTGTCCTTGTTCACCAAATTGGTTAACTGGTAATGGCCTTAAATATGTTCCTTGATTTGCTGTTGCATTTTGTCCTACTTCTGGCTGTTTTGCTGTTGGAGCCAGATATGTTACAAAACGTTGATCAACAGCTTGTAAACTTGTTCCACTAACTTTATTAGCTAAATGTTGATAATAAATGTTCCCTAATAACCCGGTACATCATGCTTCACGCGCTCCGATTGTTTCAGGTAAATAAACACTTAAATTATAGTTTTTATTCATTACTAATAGTTGTTCTTTAAACCCACTAATTTTTAGAATATCCCCAACAACAACTAGGGGGTAGTCATATTTTTTTAGCGTTGTGGCTAATTTTTGGTTTAAATGTTCGATTTCTTCTTCTAATACCCGATTAACAATTATTGTTAAATCATGGTGGGTAAAGTTTAATTGTGTTTGTTGTTCTGGTAAGTATTTACTATAAATAACCAGATTATCTTTTGATTTATTATTTAAATTAATTATTTTATATAGATATTTGCTTGCTTGTTTATAATCACAATTCATCACTTGACGTAAACGCATTATTATTTTTTTAATTCCACCCGGAATAATAATTTGTTCACATAATGTCTCACGGACAAAGATATGTGCTTTGATGCTATCATAATCTCAATCCACAATTGTAATCCCATTTTGGAGATCTAATGGTGAAGCGATATTTCAAGCAAGACTAAACGATTCTGGTAGGATACCCATTACTTCTACCTTTGCATACTTCAAAACATTAAAGATTCCTTGTATGATTTGTTTTTTTGTTACATAGACAATTGCTTTGATGCTAACTTTATGAGCAGGAAAGTCAATTGGTGGCGCCATTACCGCCTTTTGTTCATTTAGGATGTAGCGGTATGGTCGAATGAAAAAGGTTGTTTCATCATCTAATAATGGTACTTCTTTTGCTAGACCAATCAAAGCATCAATATCATTTTTTGTTATTAATCGATTTGTTGTTAGATTTAGCATTTTGGTTGAAGTTTTAATTTTTAAATTGTGTGATGGAATTGAAACAGCAACACGTTGCAGATCAAGTCCTAACTGACGATTAGCATCTTTAATTACAATACTTAATTCTTTGGCCATATT
The Spiroplasma chrysopicola DF-1 genome window above contains:
- a CDS encoding cell division protein FtsA, which codes for MDYKLKEVYAVLEIKEYSFSFMVGIYSNSNIKVLYKKHLEYRFCENGKIMDEKNMAKELSIVIKDANRQLGLDLQRVAVSIPSHNLKIKTSTKMLNLTTNRLITKNDIDALIGLAKEVPLLDDETTFFIRPYRYILNEQKAVMAPPIDFPAHKVSIKAIVYVTKKQIIQGIFNVLKYAKVEVMGILPESFSLAWNIASPLDLQNGITIVDWDYDSIKAHIFVRETLCEQIIIPGGIKKIIMRLRQVMNCDYKQASKYLYKIINLNNKSKDNLVIYSKYLPEQQTQLNFTHHDLTIIVNRVLEEEIEHLNQKLATTLKKYDYPLVVVGDILKISGFKEQLLVMNKNYNLSVYLPETIGAREAWCTGLLGNIYYQHLANKVSGTSLQAVDQRFVTYLAPTAKQPEVGQNATANQGTYLRPLPVNQFGEQGQYQQNLYQNLK